One Sylvia atricapilla isolate bSylAtr1 chromosome 24, bSylAtr1.pri, whole genome shotgun sequence genomic window carries:
- the PTP4A2 gene encoding protein tyrosine phosphatase type IVA 2: MNRPAPVEITYENLRFLITHNPTNATLSKFIEELKKYGVTTLVRVCDATYDQAPIEKEGIQVLDWPFDDGAPPPGQIVEDWLSLLRSKFREEPGCCVAVHCVAGLGRAPVLVALALIECGMKYEDAVQFIRQKRRGAFNSKQLLYLEKYRPKMRLRFKDANGHCCVQ, encoded by the exons ATGAACCGTCCAGCCCCTGTGGAAATCACTTACGAGAATCTGCGGTTCCTGATCACTCACAACCCAACCAATGCAACCCTCAGCAAGTTCATCGAG gagCTGAAGAAGTACGGGGTGACAACTTTGGTGCGAGTTTGTGATGCCACTTATGACCAAGCTCCAATCGAGAAGGAAGGGATCCAAGTCCTG GACTGGCCGTTCGATGACGGCGCTCCCCCGCCCGGGCAGATCGTGGAGGACTGGCTGAGCCTCCTGAGGAGCAAATTCCGCGAGGAGCCGGGCTGCTGCGTGGCCGTGCACTGCGTGGCCGGGCTCGGGAG ggctccgGTGCTGGTGGCGCTCGCTCTCATTGAGTGTGGGATGAAATATGAGGATGCAGTTCAGTTCATAAGGCA gaaaaggAGGGGAGCTTTCAATTCCAAACAGCTGCTTTACCTGGAGAAATACCGGCCCAAGATGAGATTACGCTTCAAAGATGCCAACGGTCACTGCTGTGTTCAATAA